The Arctopsyche grandis isolate Sample6627 chromosome 5, ASM5162203v2, whole genome shotgun sequence genome includes a window with the following:
- the LOC143911786 gene encoding uncharacterized protein LOC143911786: MLSSRTIIFIATMAMLVGEILSYNRQMIGMHRNRFRPVYHASVFDGEECADEQCNRRLSADRTAMFQIPVPADFGASEDSSDMWIEPVTNDLNKRGNGNNDYDFMTLLNDPTLAEMYYSPDKKGRFHDVNLSLCRCEVEWDLEFLGRNRYPNYVTKAICKPSVCLQPSYTCKEKKIKISILKLREKGEFPRKFVPLVPIELRSKYIFEFHNLTVGCECSL; encoded by the exons ATG TTGTCGTCGCGAACAATTATATTCATAGCGACAATGGCGATGCTAGTCGGCGAGATTCTCTCTTACAATCGTCAAATGATTGGGATGCATCGGAATCGCTTTCGTCCAGTGTATCATGCTTCTGTCTTCGACGGAGAGGAATGTGCTGACGAACAGTGCAATAGACGACTATCTGCTGACCGCACTGCCATGTTTCAAATACCAGTTCCAGCTGATTTTGGAGCCAGTGAAGACAGTTCTGATATGTGGATTGAACCTGTTACTAATGATTTGAATAAAAGGGGAAATGGAAATAATGATTACGATTTTATGACGTTG cTAAATGATCCAACATTAGCTGAAATGTACTATTCACCTGATAAGAAGGGACGTTTCCATGATGTAAATCTTTCACTATGTAGATGTGAAGTTGAG TGGGATTTGGAGTTTTTGGGTCGAAATCGGTATCCAAATTATGTGACGAAGGCCATTTGCAAGCCATCGGTTTGTTTACAGCCATCTTATACGTGCAAGGAAAAGAAAATCAAG ATATCCATTTTGAAACTAAGGGAAAAGGGTGAATTTCCCAGGAAATTTGTGCCACTCGTACCGATCGAACTGCGCTCCAAATATATATTCGAGTTTCATAATTTGACTGTCGGCTGTGAATGCTCGCTGTGA